The following coding sequences lie in one Pan paniscus chromosome X, NHGRI_mPanPan1-v2.0_pri, whole genome shotgun sequence genomic window:
- the ZMAT1 gene encoding zinc finger matrin-type protein 1 isoform X7 → MRTYVCHICSIAFTSLDMFRSHMQGSEHQIKESIVINLVKNSRKTQDSYQNECADYINVQKVRGLEAKTCFRKMEESSLETRRYREVVDSRPRHRIFEQRLPFETFRTYPAPYNISQAMEKQLPHSKKTYDSFQDELEDYIKVQKARGLDPKTCFRKMRENSVDTHGYREMVDSGPRSRMCEQRFSHEASQTYQRPYHISPVESQLPQWLPTHSKRTYDSFQDELEDYIKVQKARGLEPKTCFRKIGDSSVETHRNREMVDVRPRHRMLEQKLPCETFQTYSGPYSISQVVENQLPHCLPAHDSKQRLDSISYCQLTRDCFPEKPVPLSLNQQENNSGSYSVESEVYKHLSSENNTADHQAGHKRKHQKRKRHLEEGKERPEKEQSKHKRKKSYEDTDLDKDKSIRQRKREEDRVKVSSGKLKHRKKKKSHDVPSEKEERKHRKEKKKSVEERTEEEMLWDESILGF, encoded by the exons ATGAGAACCTATGTTTGCCATATTTGTAGTATTGCTTTTACATCTTTAGATATGTTCCGGTCCCACATGCAAGGAAGTGAACATCAAATTAA AGAATCCATTGTTATCAATCTAGTGAAGAATTCAAGGAAGACACAAGACTCTTACCAAAATGAGTGTGCAGATTACATCAATGTGCAGAAAGTCAGAGGACTAGAGGCCAAGACTTGTTTCAGAAAGATGGAAGAGAGTTCTTTGGAAACCCGTAGATACAGAGAAGTGGTCGATTCCAGACCCAGACATAGAATATTTGAACAAAGACTCCCATTTGAGACTTTCCGGACATACCCAGCACCATACAATATTTCACAAGCAATGGAAAAGCAGTTACCTCattcaaagaagacatatgacTCTTTCCAAGATGAACTTGAAGATTACATCAAAGTACAGAAAGCCAGAGGACTAGATCCAAAGACTTGTTTCAGAAAGATGAGAGAGAACTCTGTGGATACTCATGGGTACAGAGAAATGGTTGATTCTGGACCCAGATCAAGAATGTGTGAGCAAAGATTTTCACATGAGGCTTCCCAGACCTACCAACGACCATACCATATTTCACCAGTGGAAAGCCAGTTACCTCAGTGGCTACCAACCCATTCAAAGAGGACATATGATTCTTTCCAAGATGAACTTGAAGATTACATAAAAGTGCAGAAAGCCAGAGGACTAGAGCCAAAAACTTGTTTCAGAAAGATAGGAGATAGCTCTGTAGAAACACACAGGAACAGAGAAATGGTTGATGTCAGACCCAGACATAGAATGTTGGAGCAAAAGCTCCCATGTGAGACTTTCCAGACCTATTCAGGACCATATAGTATTTCACAAGTAGTGGAAAACCAGTTACCTCATTGCTTACCAGCTCATGATAGCAAACAGAGACTAGATTCTATTAGCTACTGTCAACTCACCAGAGACTGTTTCCCAGAAAAACCAGTACCCTTGAGCCTTAATCAGCAAGAAAATAACTCTGGCTCATACAGTGTAGAATCTGAAGTTTACAAGCACCTCTCTTCAGAAAACAATACTGCTGACCATCAAGCAGGTCATAAACGGAAACATCAGAAGAGAAAACGACACCTAGAAGAAGGCAAAGAAAGGCCAGAGAAAGAGCAGTCCAagcataaaaggaaaaagagttACGAAGATACAGATTTAGACAAAGACAAGAGCATCagacaaaggaaaagagaggaggatAGAGTCAAGGTCAGTTCAGGAAAGCTTAAGcatcgaaaaaagaaaaaaagccatgaTGTACCCTCCGAGAAAGAAGAACGTAAgcacaggaaagagaaaaagaaatctgttgaAGAAAGGACAGAAGAGGAAATGCTTTGGGATGAGTCTATTCTTGGATTTTGA